The segment GGCTGTACCGCAGTCCAGCGCCCGACAAGCGCTTTGCTTCCGCCGGGGTCAAGGCGTTCCTGCGGCAGCAGGAGAGCCTGCTGCTCTATCTGCAGATGACGTCGGTTGGTGTCCCTGCCGTGCTGGTTCCGCCTCTGTTTGTTAAACTGATCGTTTACGTGCTCATCATGCTCATCATCACCTATGTGCTGGTGCTAAAATGGAAGGGCTTCTCGGAGTCCAGCCTCGCCAAGGTGCTGCCATTTACGACGCAGCAGGAAATGCAGGCCGGCACGCTCGCTGTCCAAACCCTGCTGCTGCTGCCATGCCTGCTGCTTTCGCTGGTGCTGGGCCTGTCGCTGGCGCCGGGCTGGCTCGGCCTGCTGATCGCAGCAACGGCAGGGACAGCTGTAATCCTTCTGCTCCCGCACTTCATGATGAGGCCTTCACTGGGTCGAAGAGGGTAGCGGCCGACAGCCTTAAGGCCTGCCAAGCCAAGATCCCTCGGCAGACTCCGCGCAGGTTCACATCAGCCGCCCGCTGCAGCTCAAGCCCCATGCGTCCTTCGGCCGCGCTTACCCCCGCGCTCCCTCGGCAGCATGCTTGCCTGCCGTGTAGCCGGTGGAGAAGGCGGCTGTAATGTTATAGCCGCCGGTGTAGCCGTGGACATCCAGAATCTCGCCGCAGAAGAAGAGGCCCGGCATGAGCTTGGATTCCATCGTCTTCGGCTGCACCTCCTTCAGGCTGATGCCGCCCCCGGTCACGAAGGCTTCCTTCAGCGAGCGGGTGCCGCAGGCGCGGAAGCTGCACTTCTTCAGCACGGCAGCCAGGGCAGTGACAGCCGCCCGGGAGACGACATTTGCCGCCGTATCGCCGTCCAGCCCGGCCTGGCTTAGCAGCAGTGGAATGATCCGCTCCGGAAGCCATCCCTTCAGCACATTTTTCACAGCCTTCTTCGGCTCTTGGGAAAGACGGGAACGAATCTCCTCCTCGGCGCCGCCGAGCGAAAGGTCTGGAAACAGATCGACAGCCATCTCGACATTAACCGTGTCAAACTTCTTCTGCACCTGGCGAATAAACTGGCTGCAGCGCAGCGCAATAGGTCCCGAGATCCCGAAGTGCGTAAACAGCATATCGCCCCGATGCGCAATGACCTTCTTGCCTTTGGGGTTCCAGACCGACAGCTCCACATCCCGGAGCGACAGCCCTTGCAGCTCCTTGGAAGCAATAAACGGCTCTGTCGATACAATAGGCACCTCAGTAGGGTACAGCTCTGTAATGGTGTGCCCTGCTGCGGCTGCCCAAGGGTAGCCGTCTCCGGTCGAGCCGGTCTGCGGCACAGATTGCCCGCCTGTGGCAAGAATGACGGCTTGGCTGCGGAAGGTCTTTCCGTTCTTCAGCTGGATGCCGGCCGCCTGATTTCCTTCATATAATATACGCTCTACGGGACTGTTGGTCAGCACCTCGGTGCCGAGCTCTCTCACCTTGCCGACGAGGGCGTTCACCACGCTGGAGGCTTTATCGGTGACAGGAAACATCCGGCCGTGATCCTCCTCCTTCAGCCGAATTCCCAGACCCTCAAAAAAACGCATAATATCCCGGTTATTCCAATGCTGAAACGAGCTGTACAGAAATCGTCCGTTTCCCGGAATATGAGCGATCAGCTCGTCCGGCTCCTTGGCATTGGTAACATTGCAGCGGCCGCCGCCTGAAATTCCCAGCTTGCGTCCCAGCTTGTCTCCTTTATCAACCAGCAGAACTGAGGCGCCCTGTTCGCCGGCGGCGACACAGGCCATCAGGCCGGAGGGACCTCCGCCGACCACAATGACATCGTAATGCAGCATGTTCATGTATCTCCTTTATAAGCAGGCCTATGGGCCTGATCCATCTTCATTATGGATTGACTTGTAAGACTTGCAATATGTGATGCTTAACCCGTTTATTATACCACTTTGTCTGTGTAACCCAAGCGGCTTGCCTGTATTTTTTGCACTCTTTATGCTTACTCTTTACCAAGGATCGGACAATGGGGTGACTGCGGATAATCTTTTCCTGCCCTAGCCATAATAAGCTCGAGATCTCACGGTAAAGGAGGCTATCACGGATATGAGCAAAAATGATTCGAAGCAGCAGCAGCTCCAGAAGCAGGAGAACAAGCAGCGCCAGGGCTCACCGGCTCCGGACAAGAAGCTGGACGGCATTAACAAGCCCTCTACTTAGGCGGGGGTGAGCGGAAGCGGATTCCACAGACCTGGGGTCCGCTTTTTCTGCAGGTCTGCGTACATATCTTGCTTTCAGTTCATCGGTTTGTATAATATAAGTTAGCGGTTATTCCGTATTCATGAAGAATAAACTTGTTTATATAAGGAGTGGAAGCACGATGGGTATGTCTTTTGACCGATATATGCGTGATATGGTTCAGCCAATGCGCGATGAGCTTACAAGCCTGGGCATCCAGGAGCTGACAACAGCAGAGGAAGTAGAAGCGAAGCTTCCGGGAGCAGCGGGAACGGCACTTGTCGTCGTAAACTCGGTGTGCGGCTGTGCCGCAGGCCAGGCTCGTCCGGGTGTAGCCCGTGCGCTGGAGAACAGCGTCAAGCCGGATCACCTGTTCACCGTCTTTGCGGGACAGGACAAGGAAGCAACGGCGAAAGCCCGGGAATATTTTGCACCTTATCCGCCATCATCTCCATCCATCGCCCTGCTGAAAGACGGGGAGCTGGTTCATTTTATCGAACGCCATCAGGTTGAGAATCGTTCCGCCGAGGAAATTGCGGCAGATCTCGCGGATGCGTTTGACCGTTACTGCCGTTAATGCTCTAATGTCAGTAATTTCAGACCCCGTAGCATTCGGAACCACCGAGGCCCCGGGGTCTTTTTAATCACAAGGTTCTTGACATGAACCGGACACTGCGGTGTTAATTATGAAGGGAGCGAGCAAGCATGAGCCTGCAGGAACAGATTATTGCTGAGCTGGGCGTCAAGCCGGAGATCAATGCAGAGCAGGAAGTCAGACGGCGTGTAGATTTTTTGAAATCGTATGTGAAGGATTCGGGCACCTCGGGACTATTGATCGCGATTAGCGGGGGGCTGGACAGTGCGGTAGCGACCGGACTGTGCAAGCGGGCAACGGATGAGCTGACGGAGGAGCTGGGCCGGGAATTCAAGACGCTCGGCGTCTTCCAGCCCTATGGGCAGCAGCCGGATATTGAGCACAGCTACGAGACCGCCAAAGCCTTTCAGCTGAAATACACGATGGAGACGAACGTAGAGGATGCTGTGAACGAGGTGGCCCTGGAGGTTGAGCACGGGATGAAAAATATCGGTGTGCACCAGCATATGAGCATTCCGGGCAAGGGTAACGTCAAGGCCCGGATGCGGATGGTCATTCAGTATGCGATTGCCTTCGAGCAGAATCTGCTCGTGGTCGGTACCGACCATGCTTCCGAGGCGATTACCGGCTTCTACACGAAATGGGGAGACGGTGCCGTGGACATTACTCCGCTCAGCACCTTAAACAAGCGTCAGGTGCGCCAGATCGGCTCGTACCTGGGTGTTCCGCAGGCCGTGCTGGACAAGGCTCCGACTGCCGGGCTGTGGGAAGGACAGACCGATGAGAAGGAGCTTGGCATCAAGTATGATGACAACAGCGACTATCTGGAGGGCAAGGAAGTGGCGCCTGAGGTCCGGGAGAAGCTGGAAAGCTACTATCGCCGAACCGCGCACAAGCGCAATGCGATTCCCGGGATCTAATGAATGAAGTCTCAGATGCACCTGCCTGAGAGCGGAATAAGAGCCTGATTAGGCTAAAGCAGCCAGTGCGCGCCGGTTTCATAGGTGCGCGCTGGTTTTTTTGATACAATAGATGGGGTTGTAGACTTTAGGGAAGCGCTAAAAGGGGCTGGCGATCATAATATATGGAATCGGGCATGACGTGCTGGAAATCAGCCGCGTGAGTCTCCTGCTGGAAGGGCGTCACGGCGAACGATTTGTGGAGCGCGTATTAACACCGGCAGAGCGAAGGCTTGCAGCAGACAAGGGGAAACGCCGGGCTGAGTTCATCGCGGGGCGCTTTGCGGCGAAGGAAGCGATCAGCAAGGCTTTCGGCTGTGGAATCGGCCATACGATCGGATTTCTGGATATGGAAATTGTGCCGGATAACGCCGGGCGGCCGGTGGCAGCCATTAGCCGGGAATGCTGGGCAAGGCTTGGCATTACGGAGCCGGAGAGCTATAACACTCACATTACGATTACTCATCAGAGCGAGCTTGCCTCTGCTTTTGCCGTGATTGAGCGAAAGGAATGAAACAGGTCATGGACCCATTACAACAGCAACGTTATTTCAGCCAGGAGCTCCTGGACTGGTATGTCGTCATCAAGCGGGACTTGCCGTGGAGAAGGCACAGCAATCCTTATTTCATCTGGATCTCCGAAATTATGCTGCAGCAGACGCGGGTGGATACGGTCATTCCGTATTTCAATCGTTTTATCGAGAAGTTCCCTACCGTGGAGGCTTTGGCGGATGCGCCGGAGGATGAAGTGCTGAAATGCTGGGAGGGCCTCGGATATTACTCCAGAGCGCGGAACCTGCAGTATGCTGCACGCCAGATTCGGGATCAGTACGGCGGCATCATGCCGAGCGGCAAGGAAGAGGTGGCATCGCTGAAGGGGGTCGGTCCCTATACGGCGGGGGCGATTCGCAGCATCGCTTTTAATGTGCCTGCACCTGCGGTGGATGGCAATGTCATGCGTGTGCTGTCCCGTTACTTCCTGATCGAGGAGGATATTATGAAGACCGGCACGCGGAAGCTGATGGAGGAGCTGGTGCTGCAGCTCATTCCGGAAGGACGCGCCTCGGACTTCAACCAGGGTCTTATGGAGCTTGGAGCCTTGGTGTGTACGCCGAAGTCGCCCAAATGCTTGACCTGTCCCGTGATGGTGCACTGCCGCGGGCGGATCGAAGGCATGGAGGACAAGCTCCCCGTCAAGGCCAAGGCCAAGCCTCCCCGCCAGGAATACCGGCTGACTGCCATCATTGAGGGCAGCGGAGTCGAGAGCGGCAAGGTGCTGATCCGCAAGCGCCCATCAACGGGTCTGCTTGCCGGTATGTGGGAGCTGCCTCATATTTCGGAGGTTCCGCCTGATGGTGATGCGGCTCGGCATGTCATGCTCCCGGATGCGGCGGCGGCCAAAAAGCTCGCGGAGGAGCTTGGCAGAGAGCGGCTTCCCGTCGTCCCCGGAGAGCATGTTATGGCTGCAGAGCACACCTTTAGCCACATTCACTGGAATATGC is part of the Paenibacillus algicola genome and harbors:
- a CDS encoding BaiN/RdsA family NAD(P)/FAD-dependent oxidoreductase, which translates into the protein MLHYDVIVVGGGPSGLMACVAAGEQGASVLLVDKGDKLGRKLGISGGGRCNVTNAKEPDELIAHIPGNGRFLYSSFQHWNNRDIMRFFEGLGIRLKEEDHGRMFPVTDKASSVVNALVGKVRELGTEVLTNSPVERILYEGNQAAGIQLKNGKTFRSQAVILATGGQSVPQTGSTGDGYPWAAAAGHTITELYPTEVPIVSTEPFIASKELQGLSLRDVELSVWNPKGKKVIAHRGDMLFTHFGISGPIALRCSQFIRQVQKKFDTVNVEMAVDLFPDLSLGGAEEEIRSRLSQEPKKAVKNVLKGWLPERIIPLLLSQAGLDGDTAANVVSRAAVTALAAVLKKCSFRACGTRSLKEAFVTGGGISLKEVQPKTMESKLMPGLFFCGEILDVHGYTGGYNITAAFSTGYTAGKHAAEGARG
- a CDS encoding BrxA/BrxB family bacilliredoxin → MGMSFDRYMRDMVQPMRDELTSLGIQELTTAEEVEAKLPGAAGTALVVVNSVCGCAAGQARPGVARALENSVKPDHLFTVFAGQDKEATAKAREYFAPYPPSSPSIALLKDGELVHFIERHQVENRSAEEIAADLADAFDRYCR
- the nadE gene encoding ammonia-dependent NAD(+) synthetase, with the protein product MSLQEQIIAELGVKPEINAEQEVRRRVDFLKSYVKDSGTSGLLIAISGGLDSAVATGLCKRATDELTEELGREFKTLGVFQPYGQQPDIEHSYETAKAFQLKYTMETNVEDAVNEVALEVEHGMKNIGVHQHMSIPGKGNVKARMRMVIQYAIAFEQNLLVVGTDHASEAITGFYTKWGDGAVDITPLSTLNKRQVRQIGSYLGVPQAVLDKAPTAGLWEGQTDEKELGIKYDDNSDYLEGKEVAPEVREKLESYYRRTAHKRNAIPGI
- the acpS gene encoding holo-ACP synthase, producing MIYGIGHDVLEISRVSLLLEGRHGERFVERVLTPAERRLAADKGKRRAEFIAGRFAAKEAISKAFGCGIGHTIGFLDMEIVPDNAGRPVAAISRECWARLGITEPESYNTHITITHQSELASAFAVIERKE
- the mutY gene encoding A/G-specific adenine glycosylase, with product MDPLQQQRYFSQELLDWYVVIKRDLPWRRHSNPYFIWISEIMLQQTRVDTVIPYFNRFIEKFPTVEALADAPEDEVLKCWEGLGYYSRARNLQYAARQIRDQYGGIMPSGKEEVASLKGVGPYTAGAIRSIAFNVPAPAVDGNVMRVLSRYFLIEEDIMKTGTRKLMEELVLQLIPEGRASDFNQGLMELGALVCTPKSPKCLTCPVMVHCRGRIEGMEDKLPVKAKAKPPRQEYRLTAIIEGSGVESGKVLIRKRPSTGLLAGMWELPHISEVPPDGDAARHVMLPDAAAAKKLAEELGRERLPVVPGEHVMAAEHTFSHIHWNMRVYTCSWSPAVPAMAAESAAAYDASPSIPEAGSSPGPLYQWITADDMERYAFPNVFLRILNAYFANI